From Podospora bellae-mahoneyi strain CBS 112042 chromosome 3, whole genome shotgun sequence, the proteins below share one genomic window:
- a CDS encoding hypothetical protein (COG:O; EggNog:ENOG503NX0X), which yields MTSLVSEFIITPVLRQARRFSSSFATEERPASRHNRQRSVEESTSVPENAIMEDDQDVVMVERNAGETSSSPVPAIAPAPAPPPESTPPPPTSLPTPTTNAVSSSPSQAEGMLRNTPEVTVVPSTLSARQPSSHAPSAPPRTASDAADGPRQANIIRRDPLPEDDGMGELRKKIRSIQEMDIAQNLKAQLVHQLLTEKYTLAQQKNGLLKSTIRPESPMGRAIVPDQNASPESFGALQALKAWNPLSTESAPLELPLTAEDLKPTYAPAVMMDQDGEVESPASDGPQEKRHLGCNHYRRNVKLQCATCERWYTCRMCHDAVEDHVLPRQQTKHMLCMLCGCAQKASDTCARCGESAANYYCGICKLWNDDPNKPIYHCSDCGLCRVGQGLGKDFFHCKKCMACISMTGEHKCIERSIDCDCPICGDYLFNSMKTVVFMQCGHSIHKRCFEMHMETSYRCPICSKSCVNMETQFRNFDLAILAQPMPPEYIDARAIISCNDCSAKSQTTYHWLGLKCSLCNSYNTIQRQLLNMPNGTNQELPTQQMERRLEQLQEEASQRQEQRQLTQPATLNPGHEREAVTFTALPASNAGPLAAGSQPPGQEEPPIFSLSLPSRSSTPLPAYEVIERARREQEARAQRLGGLPESLGNGIDVSPPAATIAASNNTPLTEHELVVAGLLPAPSVQPQQPQHQHQHHRQLTPEELIDLVQVRDGEADDDDDDEDEDTFLDLFWGRDRELDRIPNAGTAFTSLGSPGGAAVNEEEEDSSSCDDLSSEEEEEEEDDDDENEIVLLGHR from the exons ATGACCTCTTTGGTCTCTGAATTCATTATCACGCCTGTTCTGCGACAAGCCCGCCGCTTCTCTTCGAGTTTCGCCACCGAGGAACGACCAGCATCGCGACACAACCGACAGAGGTCGGTGGAAGAATCGACCTCTGTTCCAGAGAATGCCATAATGGAGGACGACCAGGACGTGGTGATGGTAGAGAGAAATGCGGGGGAGACTTCCTCGAGCCCTGTGCCAGCGATAGCgccggcaccagcaccaccaccggagtcgaccccaccgccacctACCTCACTCCcgaccccaaccaccaatgCTGTATCATCGTCACCAAGTCAGGCGGAAGGGATGCTACGGAATACCCCAGAAGTTACCGTCGTTCCAAGCACATTATCGGCCCGACAACCAAGTTCTCACGCCCCGTCCGCCCCTCCGAGGACGGCCTCTGACGCAGCAGATGGACCACGCCAGGCAAACATAATCCGAAGAGACCCTTTGCCTGAAGACGACGGCATGGGGGAACTACGGAAAAAGATTCGGAGCATACAGGAGATGGATATCGCCCAAAACCTCAAAGCGCAACTGGTCCACCAATTGTTGACGGAGAAGTACACACTGGCTCAACAAAAGAACGGATTACTGAAATCAACAATTCGACCCGAATCCCCAATGGGTCGGGCGATAGTACCGGACCAAAACGCATCACCAGAGTCTTTCGGGGCGTTGCAGGCATTGAAGGCTTGGAACCCACTCAGCACCGAATCTGCGCCACTGGAGTTGCCCCTGACTGCGGAGGACCTGAAGCCGACGTATGCCCCTGCAGTTATGATGGATCAGGATGGCGAGGTCGAGAGTCCAGCATCCGATGGTCCGCAAGAAAAGCGACACCTGGGCTGCAATCACTATCGGAGGAACGTCAAGCTACAATGCGCCACCTGCGAGCGCTGGTACACGTGCCGAATGTGTCACGATGCCGTCGAGGACCATGTCTTGCCCCGCCAGCAAACCAAACACATGCTGTGTATGCTTTGTGGCTGCGCCCAAAAGGCTTCGGATACGTGCGCAAGGTGTGGGGAGTCTGCGGCCAACTATTACTGTGGCATCTGTAAGCTTTGGAATGACGACCCTAACAAGCCCATCTACCATTGTTCAGACTGCGGGCTCTGCAGAGTCGGGCAAGGGTTGGGGAAGGACTTTTTCCACTGCAAG AAATGTATGGCTTGCATCTCCATGACTGGCGAACACAAGTGCATCGAGCGGTCCATAGACTGCGACTGCCCCATTTGCGGAGATTACCTCTTCAACTCGATGAAGACTGTCGTATTCATGCAGTGCGGTCACAGTATCCACAAACGCTGCTTCGAGATGCACATGGAGACCTCTTATCGATGCCCTATCTGCAGTAAGAGCTGCGTCAACATGGAGACTCAGTTCCGGAACTTTGACCTTGCCATTCTCGCGCAGCCCATGCCGCCAGAATATATCGACGCCCGTGCCATCATCTCTTGCAACGACTGTAGCGCCAAAAGCCAGACTACTTACCACTGGCTCGGGTTGAAGTGCTCTCTTTGCAACTCTTACAACACTATTCAAAGGCAACTCCTCAACATGCCTAATGGTACCAACCAAGAGCTGCCGACGCAGCAAATGGAGCGACGACTAGAACAACTCCAAGAGGAGGCATCGCAGCGTCAGGAGCAGCGGCAGCTCACACAACCGGCCACACTCAATCCTGGACATGAGCGCGAAGCTGTTACTTTTACCGCCCTGCCCGCGAGCAACGCTGGACCCCTGGCGGCTGGCTCCCAGCCGCCAGGGCAAGAGGAACCCCCTATTTTCAGTCTCAGCTTGCCAAGCAgatcctccacccctctcCCTGCGTACGAGGTTATCGAGCGAGCACGTCGGGAACAAGAGGCAAGAGCTCAGAGGTTGGGAGGGCTGCCGGAAAGCCTGGGAAATGGTATTGACgtctcccctcccgccgccaccaTTGCCGCATCTAATAATACGCCCCTGACTGAACATGaacttgttgttgctggcttgCTACCCGCCCCTTCAGTCcagccccaacaaccacagcaccagcatcagcaccaccgccaactaACGCCAGAGGAACTCATTGATTTGGTGCAGGTCCGAGACGGTGAAgcggacgacgacgatgatgacgaggacgaggatacGTTTCTGGATTTGTTTTGGGGACGGGATAGGGAGTTGGATAGGATACCTAATGCAGGGACGGCGTTCACTTCGCTGGGAAGCCCGGGGGGTGCTGCTGTTaacgaagaggaggaggatagctCGTCGTGTGATGATTTAAGCtctgaggaagaggaggaagaagaagacgacgatgacgagaaTGAGATTGTGCTGCTTGGGCaccggtga
- the RPL27B gene encoding 60S ribosomal protein L27B (COG:J; EggNog:ENOG503P2YN) has protein sequence MKFLKTSRVCLVTRGRYAGKKVVIIQPVDTGSKNHPYGHAIVAGIERYPSKITRRMSKTRQEKRSKVKPFIKVINYNHLMPTRYTLELEGLKNAISADTFKEVSQREDAKKNVKKVLEERYTSGKNRWFFTPLKF, from the exons ATGAAGTTCTTGAAGACCTCGAGAGTGTGCCTTGTCACCAGGGGCCGCTATGCCGGCAAGAAG GTTGTCATCATCCAGCCCGTTGACACCGGCTCCAAGAACCACCCCTACGGCCACGCCATCGTTGCCGGTATCGAGCGTTACCCCAGCAAGATCACCCGCCGCATGTCCAAGACCAGACAGGAGAAGCGGTCGAAGGTCAAGCCCTTCATCAAGGTCATCAACTACAACCACTTGATGCCCACCCGCTACACTCTCGAGCTCGAGGGTCTCAAAAACGCGATCTCTGCCGATACCTTCAAGGAGGTCTCCCAGCGTGAGGACGCCAAGAAGAACGTCAAGAAGGTCCTTGAGGAGCGCTACACCAGCGGCAAGAACAGATGGTTCTTCACTCCTCTCA aGTTCTAA
- a CDS encoding hypothetical protein (COG:S; EggNog:ENOG503P98M) has product MSSPRYIISRVADPIFAVFIGLSAAAMRINREEKEKGRSTQQTLETLRRRLGFPKNS; this is encoded by the exons ATGTCTTCCCCAAGATACATCATCTCCCGCGTCGCGGACCCCATTTTCGCCGTATTCATTGGTCTCTCTGCAGCTGCCATGAGGATCAACcgtgaggagaaggagaaggggaggtcTACACAGCAGACTCTGGAGACACTCCGCAG GCGCCTTGGCTTCCCAAAGAACTCGTAA
- a CDS encoding hypothetical protein (EggNog:ENOG503P4DM; COG:T), giving the protein MAYLDLTQRDINVLEKIKDPEYDPALAIQVDSTLPKDPHISDPALYQSIAQRERDIILSIQNVEVQNLKANPARTGPSEEVLEGYRKAVASFDQLIEEYPQYASAQNNRAQALRRLYGDAILVSDAPKLPQALRQNVGDAERVRVGKILLGDLDRAISLLTPTTRYSRLSPQVAKTLSNAHTQRAAIYLMTSKLMLTKSVLVDEERPEAKWTKIEFEEHASADFALGGRYGNEIAKGLAVSTNPTAKLCGQMVREAMKKEYGPGIAP; this is encoded by the coding sequence ATGGCCTATCTTGACCTGACCCAGCGCGATATCAACGTGCTCGAAAAAATTAAGGACCCCGAATATGATCCGGCTCTGGCGATTCAGGTCGACTCGACTCTCCCAAAAGACCCGCACATTTCCGACCCGGCTCTGTATCAATCCATCGCGCAAAGGGAGCGTGATATTATCCTTTCCATTCAGAATGTAGAGGTCCAAAACCTCAAAGCCAACCCAGCAAGAACAGGCCCTAGCGAGGAGGTCTTGGAAGGATATCGCAAAGCAGTTGCATCTTTTGACCAGCTCATCGAAGAATACCCTCAGTATGCGAGCGCGCAGAACAACAGGGCGCAAGCGCTTAGGCGGCTTTATGGCGATGCGATTCTGGTTTCCGACGCCCCCAAGCTACCACAAGCATTGCGACAGAATGTCGGTGATGCCGAGCGCGTCAGAGTAGGGAAGATTCTTCTAGGAGATCTCGACCGAGCCATCTCGCTTCTTACGCCAACCACGCGATACTCCCGACTCTCTCCCCAGGTGGCCAAGACCTTATCCAATGCTCACACGCAAAGGGCCGCCATATATCTCATGACTTCCAAGCTGATGTTGACAAAATCTGTGCTTGTTGACGAGGAACGGCCGGAGGCGAAGTGGACAAAGATCGAGTTTGAAGAGCACGCCTCTGCAGACTTTGCCCTGGGCGGGAGGTACGGCAACGAGATCGCCAAGGGGTTGGCTGTGAGCACAAATCCAACAGCTAAGCTATGCGGGCAGATGGTTCGCGAAGCTATGAAGAAGGAGTATGGGCCGGGCATTGCTCCATAG
- a CDS encoding hypothetical protein (COG:E; EggNog:ENOG503NWM8), which translates to MSPSAISDTNSHSNGYSADSDYAVQDPNGTPNNFNGYDHITWWVGNAKQAASYYNSFFGFKTIAYKGLETGSRYTASYVVENAGVRFVFTSPIRSAAHLPEDDPISDSDRALLAEIHAHLERHGDAVKDVAFEVDNVDGVYAKAVANGADSVQPPQSFGDKESGLVRTAVIRTYGDTTHTLISRSSYHGPFLPGFRAVVQTKPSPIPMPTVPLKRIDHCVGNQDWNEMVSACAFYESCLDFHRFWSVDDNQICTDFSALSSIVMASSNNLVKMPINEPAPGKKKSQIEEYVLFNSGPGVQHIALLTEDIITTVSALRERGVEFINVPSTYYDTMRQRLKTERRRWELKESLETIERLNILIDYDEGGYLLQLFTKPLMDRPTVFIEIIQREDFEGFGAGNFKSLFEAIEREQAERGNL; encoded by the coding sequence ATGTCCCCATCTGCCATCTCGGACACCAACTCCCACTCAAACGGTTACTCAGCCGACTCGGACTACGCCGTCCAGGATCCCAACGGCACTCCCAACAACTTCAACGGCTATGACCACATAACCTGGTGGGTCGGCAACGCCAAACAGGCCGCGTCCTACTACAACTCATTCTTCGGCTTCAAAACCATCGCCTACAAGGGTCTCGAGACCGGCTCTCGGTACACGGCCTCTTACGTGGTCGAAAACGCCGGCGTCCGTTTcgtcttcacctcccccatccgcTCCGCCGCCCACCTCCCCGAGGACGATCCCATCTCGGACTCTGACCGCGCCCTCCTTGCCGAAATCCACGCCCACCTGGAGAGACATGGCGACGCCGTCAAGGACGTCGCCTTCGAAGTAGACAACGTAGACGGCGTCTACGCCAAAGCCGTCGCTAACGGAGCCGACTCTGTCCAACCCCCTCAGTCCTTCGGCGACAAGGAATCCGGCCTCGTCCGCACAGCCGTGATCAGAACCTACGGCGACACAACCCACACCCTCATCTCCCGGTCCTCCTACCACggccccttcctccccggCTTCCGCGCCGTCGTCCAgaccaaaccctcccccatccccatgcCCACCGTCCCCCTCAAAAGAATCGACCATTGCGTCGGCAACCAAGACTGGAACGAGATGGTCTCCGCCTGCGCCTTTTACGAGTCCTGCCTCGACTTCCACCGCTTCTGGTCCGTAGACGACAACCAGATCTGCACCGACTTTTCCGCCTTGTCCTCCATCGTCATGGCGAGCAGCAACAATCTCGTGAAAATGCCCATCAACGAGCCCGCGCCGGGCAAGAAAAAGTCCCAGATTGAGGAGTACGTCCTTTTCAACTCTGGCCCTGGGGTGCAGCACATTGCTCTGCTCACCgaagacatcatcaccactgtGTCTGccttgagggagaggggggtcGAGTTTATCAATGTGCCGTCTACGTACTATGACACCATGAGGCAGAGGCTCAagacggagaggaggaggtgggagctcaaggagagTCTGGAGACGATTGAGAGGTTGAATATCCTTATTGATTATGACGAGGGTGGGTATTTGCTGCAGTTGTTCACCAAGCCTTTGATGGACAGGCCGACGGTGTTTATCGAGATTATCCAGCgggaggattttgagggTTTTGGCGCGGGGAATTTCAAGAGTTTGTTTGAAGCTATTGAGCGGGAGCAGGCGGAGAGGGGAAATTTGTAA
- a CDS encoding hypothetical protein (COG:E; COG:G; EggNog:ENOG503NVXV) gives MGVDEKVRASGEQVRDTLPTVNPDVEKSQPPKPSLHPAFYVTIWISLSSSVILFNKWILSTLGFEYPVILTTFHLVFATVMTQLLARYTTLLDGRKTVKMTGRVYLRAIVPIGFFFSLSLICGNLTYLYLSVAFIQMLKATTPVFVLFSSWALGVSQPNLKVFLNVSVIVVGVVIASIGEIKFVWIGFIYQIFGIAFEALRLTMVQRLLSSAEFKMDPLVSLYYFAPVCAAMNFVVALFWEFPKLSMQEVYDVGFMTFFLNGLCAFALNVSVVFLIGKTSSLVLTLCGVLKDVLLVVASMIIWGTQVTGLQFFGYSIALGGMVYYKLGYEAIKGYAGEAGRQWADFGNRRPILRRISIMLFTVMTVFVLLGGLAPTYAPGMDPTEYLNEAKNKIGIARL, from the exons ATGGGCGTCGACGAGAAGGTTCGCGCCTCTGGCGAGCAGGTCCGAGATACCCTCCCGACAGTCAACCCAGACGTCGAGAAGTCGCAACCACCCAAGCCATCACTCCATCCGGCTTTCTACGTGAC CATCTGGATTTCCCTGAGTTCCtccgtcatcctcttcaacaaatGGATTCTCTCCACGCTCGGGTTCG AATACCCGGTCATCCTCACGACCTTCCATTTGGTGTTCGCTACCGTCATGACCCAGCTCCTTGCTCGCTACACCACTCTCCTCGATGGCCGCAAGACGGTCAAGATGACTGGCCGGGTCTACCTTCGCGCCATTGTTCCGATTggtttcttcttcagcttgaGCTTGATTTGCGGCAACTTGACCTATCTCTACCTTAGCGTTGCCTTCATCCAGATGCTCAAG GCTACCACTCCTGTCTTCGTCCTCTTTTCCAGCTGGGCGCTCGGCGTCTCTCAGCCTAACCTGAAGGTCTTCCTCAACGTCTCAGTCATTGTCGTCGGTGTGGTCATCGCGTCGATTGGCGAGATCAAGTTTGTTTGGATTGGCTTCATCTACCAGATCTTCGGCATTGCCTTCGAGGCCCTCCGCTTGACCATGGTTCAGCGCCTTCTGAGCTCGGCTGAGTTCAAGATGGACCCCTTGGTGTCGCTCTACTACTTCGCCCCAGTTTGCGCTGCCATGAACTTTGTTGTTGCTCTCTTCTGGGAGTTCCCCAAGCTTAGCATGCAGGAGGTGTATGACGTTGGTTTCATgaccttcttcctcaacggcTTGTGCGCTTTCGCCCTCAATGTCTCGGTTGTCTTCTTG ATTGGCAAGACTTCTTCGCTCGTCCTTACCCTCTGCGGTGTGCTCAAAGATGTGCTCCTCGTTGTTGCCTCCATGATCATCTGGGGCACCCAGGTTACTGGCCTCCAGTTCTTTGGTTACAGCATCGCCCTTGGTGGCATGGTCTACTACAAGCTCGGCTACGAGGCCATCAAGGGCTATGCTGGCGAGGCTGGTCGCCAATGGGCTGACTTTGGCAACCGCCgccccatcctccgccgcatTTCGATCATGCTCTTCACTGTCATGACCGTCTttgtcctcctcggcggtctCGCCCCTACCTATGCGCCGGGCATGGACCCCACCGAATACCTGAACGaggccaagaacaagatcGGCATCGCCAGACTATAG
- a CDS encoding hypothetical protein (EggNog:ENOG503NUM6; COG:H) produces MADIKVDVLVIGAGPTGLGAAKRLNHINGPSWLILDANEKAGGLASTDVTPEGFLYDVGGHVIFSHYKYFDDCIDEALPKPDDWYTHQRISYVRYKGQWVPYPFQNNISMLPKEDQVKCIDGLIDAAMAARVATDKPKNFDEWILRTCGEGVADVFMRPYNYKVWAVPTTKMQCQWLGERVAAPDVKLVTRNVILNKTAGNWGPNATFRFPARDGTGGIWIAVSDTLPEKNKRYGEKGEVTKVDADKKVVTLKDGTTIGYDKLINTMAVDHLVEKMGNQELITLSKGLYYSSTHVIGVGIRGERPERIGDKCWLYFPEDNCPFYRATIFSNYSPYNQPQADVKLPTLYKADGSKADSSEAKPGPYWSIMLEVSQSTMKPVDEENILRDCIQGLINTEMIKPEDEIISTYHRKFDHGYPTPSLEREGVLKELLPKLQAQGIWSRGRFGSWRYEVGNQDHSFMLGVEAVDNIVSGAVELTLNYPDFVNSRANTERRLDQPFYSAGTPPKELPSRERA; encoded by the exons ATGGCTGACAT TAAGGTCGACGTTCTCGTTATCGGTGCTGGCCCAACCGGTTTGGGTGCTGCTAAGCGTCTCAACCACATC AACGGTCCCTCGTGGCTGATCCTCGACGCCAACGAGAAGGCTGGCGGTCTTGCGTCTACCGATGTCACTCCTGAAGGCTTC CTCTACGATGTTGGTGGCCATGTCATCTTCTCTCACTACAAGTACTTCGATGATTGCATCGACGAGGCCCTCCCAAAGCCAGACGACTGGTACACCCACCAGCGTATCTCATACGTTCGTTACAAGGGCCAATGGGTTCCCTACCCATTCCAGAACAACATCTCGATGCTTCCCAAGGAGGACCAGGTCAAGTGCATCGACGGCTTGATCGATGCCGCCATGGCTGCCCGCGTTGCCACCGATAAGCCCAAGAACTTTGACGAGTGGATTCTCCGGACGTGCGGTGAGGGGGTTGCCGACGTCTTCATGAGACCCTACAACTACAAGGTGTGGGCTgttcccaccaccaag ATGCAATGTCAGTGGCTCGGTGAGCGTGTCGCCGCCCCCGACGTTAAGCTGGTGACCCGCAACGTTATCCTCAACAAGACTGCCGGTAACTGGGGCCCCAACGCCACATTCCGCTTCCCCGCCAGAGATGGTACTGGTGGTATCTGGATCGCCGTTTCCGACACTCTGCCTGAGAAGAACAAGCGCTATGGCGAGAAGGGCGAGGTCACCAAGGTCGATGCCGACAAGAAGGTTGTTACCCTCAAGGACGGCACCACCATCGGCTACGACAAGCtgatcaacaccatggcTGTTGACCACCTCGTTGAGAAGATGGGCAACCAGGAGTTGATCACTCTCTCCAAGGGTCTCTActactcctccacccacgTCATTGGTGTTGGTATCCGTGGCGAGCGCCCCGAGCGCATTGGCGACAAATGCTGGTTGTACTTCCCCGAGGACAACTGCCCCTTCTACCGCGCCACCATTTTCTCCAACTACTCCCCATACAACCAGCCCCAGGCCGACGTCAAGCTGCCCACTCTCTACAAGGCTGATGGCAGCAAGGCTGACTCGAGCGAGGCCAAGCCCGGTCCATACTGGTCCATCATGTTGGAGGTTTCCCAGTCCACCATGAAGCCAGTCGATGAGGAGAACATCCTCAGGGACTGCATCCAAGGTCTCATCAACACGGAGATGATCAAGCCTGAGGACGAGATCATCTCCACCTACCACCGCAAGTTTGACCACGGTTACCCCACCCCATCGCTCGAGCGTGAAGGTGTTCTCAAGGAgctcctccccaagctccaggCCCAGGGCATCTGGTCTCGTGGTCGCTTCGGCAGCTGGAGATACGAGGTTGGCAACCAGGACCATTCCTTCATGCTCGGTGTGGAGGCGGTCGACAACATCGTCAGCGGTGCTGTCGAGTTGACCCTCAACTACCCCGACTTTGTCAACTCCCGCGCCAACACGGAGCGGAGACTTGACCAGCCCTTCTACAGCGCAGGGACACCCCCCAAGGAGCTTCCTTCCAGGGAACGGGCGTAA